The Mugil cephalus isolate CIBA_MC_2020 chromosome 11, CIBA_Mcephalus_1.1, whole genome shotgun sequence genome includes a window with the following:
- the ubr5 gene encoding E3 ubiquitin-protein ligase UBR5 isoform X8 has product MTSIHFVVHPLPGTEDQLNDRLREVSEKLNKYSYNSHPHLSLLEQATLKQCVVGPNHAGFLLEDGRVCRISFAVQPDRLELSKPDGSDGSKLSSGSGTGRSSRPGRTSDPPWFLSGSDTLGRLAGNTLGSRWSSGVNGGSGGGGSGGGAGGGGAGGGSSGGGGGGGGGGGGGTSGRSSTAARDSRRQTRVIRTGRDRGSGLLGSQPQPVIPASVIPEELITQAQVVLQGKSRSVIIRELQRTNLDVNLAVNNLLSRDDEDGDDGDDTASESYLPGEDLMSLLDADIHSAHPSVIIDADAMFSEDISYFGYPSFRRSSLSRLGSSRVLLLPLERDSELLRERESVLRLRERRWLDGASFDTERGSTSREGEPSLDKKSIPVQSPVSLGEELQWWPDKDGVKFVSIGAMFSELVAVSSKGELYQWKWSEPEPYRNAQNPSIHHPRVSFLGLTNEKITLLSANSIRATVATETNKVATWVDDTLSTVASKLEHSAQAFPELQGERMVSLHCCALYTCAQLENSLYWWGVVPFSQRKKMLEKARAKNKKPKSSGGISSIPNITVGTQVCLRNNPLYHAGAVAFSVSAGIPKVGVLLESVWNMNDSCRFQLRSPESLKNMEKTTKTQEIKTESKPELVKTEMGPPPSPASTCSDTSSIASSASLPYKRRRSTPAPKEEEKVNEEQWPLREVVFVEDVKNVPVGKVLKVDGAYVAVKFPGTSNSMSSQSTAAPTDSDPSSLLQDCRLLRIDELQVVKTGGTPKVPDCFQRTPKKLCIPEKAEILAVNVDSKGVHAVLKTGNWVRYCIFDLATGKAEQENNFPTSNLAFLGQSERNVAIFTAGQESPIILRDGNGTIYPMAKDCMGGIRDPDWLDLPPINSLGMGVHSLANLPSNSTIKKKAAIIIMTVEKQTLMQHVLRCDYEACRQYLVNLEQAFLLDQGSQALGALLGHRCDGNRNILHAAVSVCFPVSNKETKEEEEAERSERNTFAERLSAVEAIANAISVVSSNSSGNRTGSSSSRGLRLREMMRRSLRAAGLGRHESGPSSSDHQDPVSPPIAPPSWVPDPPPMDPDGDIDFILAPAVGSLTTASTGTSQGPSTSTIPGPSTEPSVVESKDRKANAHLILKLMCDSVVLRPHLRELLSAKDARGMTPFMLAVSGRAYPAAITVLEAAQKMAKVGDPGIAEKEDADSVFMEMICPSGTNPDDSPLYVLCCNDTCSFTWTGAEHINQDIFECRTCGLLESLCCCTECARVCHKGHDCKLKRTSPTAYCDCWEKCKCKTLIAGQKAARLDLLYRLLTTTNLVTTPNSRGEHILLFLVQTVARQSVEHCQYRPPRIREDRNRKAANAEDSDMPDHDLEPPRFAQLALERVLQDWNALKSMIMFGSQENKDPLSASSRIAHLLPEEQVYLNQQSGTIRLDCFTHCLIVKCAPDITFIDTLLGTLVKELQNKYTPGRREEAVNVTRRFLRSVARVFVILSVEMASSKKKNNFIPQPIGKCRRVFQALLPYAVEELCNVAESLIVPVRMGIARPTAPFTLASTSIDAVQGSEELFSVEPLPPRPSPDQSSSSSQTAASYIIRNPQPRRSSQSQPVRGRDEEQDDIVSADVEEVEVVEGVAGEEDHHDDQEEQGEENAEAEGQHDEHDEDGSDMELDLLAAAETESDSESNHSNQDNASGRRSVVTAATAGSEAGASSVPAFFSEDDSQSNDSSDSDSSSSQSDDVDQETFLLDEPLERTTSASHANSAAQAPRSMQWAVRNTPSQRATGSAPSSSSTPAASSTGLIYIDPTNLRRSSAISSSAAAAAAALEASNSSSYLTSASSLARAYSIVIRQISDLMSLIPKYNHLVYSQYPAAVKLTYQDAVNLQNYVEEKLIPTWNWMVSIMDSTEAQLRYGSALSSAGDPGHPSHPLHASQHSARRERMTAREEANFRTLEGRRRAATLLTARQGMMSARGDFLNYALSLMRSHNDEHSDVLPVLDVCSLKHVAYVFQALIYWIKAMNQQTTLDTPQMDRKRNREILELGLDNEDSEHENDEDTNQSSTLQDKDEDTVPAETGQNHPFFRRSDSMTFLGCIPPNPFDVPLAEAIPLADQPHLLQPNARKEDLFGRPSQGLYSSSYMATKGLAEASMDRNCLEVLPTKMSYSANLKNVMSMETGQRSSENQSLVEQEMEVSKPGPSPHDLAAQLKSSLLAEIGLTESDGPPLPSFRPHCSFMGMMISHDMLLGRWRLSLELFGRVFMEDVGAEPGSILTELGGFEVKESKFRREMEKLRNLQSRDLALEVDRDRDQLIQQTMRQLNTHFGRRCTTTPMAVHRVKVTFKDEPGEGSGVARSFYTAIALALLSNDKLPNLDCVQSVSKGMQASNLMQRLRNRDRERERRSGGLRAGSRRDRDRDSRRQLSIDTRPFRPSSEGNPSDEPDPLPAHRQALGERLYPRVHAMQPAFASKITGMLLELSPAQLLLLLASEDSLRARVEEAMELLIAHGRENGADSILDLGLPEAPEKAQQQENRKRHGSTRSVVDMELDDPDDGDDNAPLFYQPGKRGFYSPRPGKNTEARLNCFRNIGRILGLCLLQNELCPITLNRHVIKVLLGRKVNWHDFAFFDPVMYESLRQLIRHSQAGEAEAVFAAMDLAFAIDLCKEEGAGQVELLSGGVNMPVTPLNVYEYVRKYAEHRMLVVAEQPLHAMRKGLLDVLPKNSLEDLTAEDFRLLVNGCGEVNVQMLISFTSFNDESGENADKLLQFKRWFWSIVEKMSMTERQDLVYFWTSSPSLPASEEGFQPMPSITIRPPDDQHLPTANTCISRLYVPLYSSKQILKQKLLLAIKTKNFGFV; this is encoded by the exons GATGGACGTGTGTGCAGAATCAGCTTTGCTGTCCAGCCCGATCGCCTGGAGCTCAGCAAACCGGACGGCAGCGATGG TTCAAAGTTGAGCAGTGGTTCAGGGACAGGAAGGAGCTCCAGGCCGGGCAGGACTAGTGATCCGCCCTGGTTCCTGTCTGGTTCTGACACACTGGGCAGACTGGCAGGCAACACCCTTGG GAGTCGCTGGAGCTCCGGTGTAAATGGAGgcagtggaggaggtggaagcggaggaggagcaggaggaggtggagccgGTGGTGGTAGCAGCGGAGGCGGAGGGggtggcggaggaggcggaggtggaggcACGTCGGGCAGGTCGTCAACGGCAGCTCGCGATTCCCGCCGACAGACCAGGGTGATCCGTACAGGAAGGGATCGTGGCTCAGGCCTTCTAGGCAGCCAGCCGCAGCCTGTCATCCCAGCCTCTGTCATCCCTGAAGAACTTATTACTCAG GCCCAGGTAGTCCTTCAAGGGAAATCCAGGAGTGTGATCATAAGGGAGCTCCAGAGGACCAACCTCGACGTCAACCTTGCCGTCAACAACCTCCTGAGCCgggatgatgaagatggtgacgATGGAGATGACACAGCCAGCGAGTCCTACCTCCCTGGAG AAGACCTGATGTCCCTGTTAGATGCAGACATTCACTCAGCCCATCCCAGCGTCATTATTGATGCGGATGCCATGTTCTCTGAGGACATCAGCTACTTTGGCTACCCCTCTTTTAGACGCTCCTCACTGTCTCGCCTCGGATCCTCCAGAG TTCTCCTTCTTCCCTTAGAGCGTGACTCAGAGCTGTTGCGTGAACGTGAGTCTGTATTGAGGTTACGCGAGCGCCGGTGGCTCGATGGGGCCTCGTTCGACACAGAGCGAGGTTCCACCAGCCGTGAGGGTGAGCCTAGCCTCGACAAGAAGAGCATCCCAGTCCAGAGCCCAGTGTCCCTGGGAGAAGAGCTCCAGTGGTGGCCTGACAAG GATGGTGTAAAGTTTGTGAGCATTGGAGCCATGTTCTCAGAGCTGGTGGCTGTGAGCTCCAAAGGAGAGCTTTATCAGTGGAAGTGGAGTGAACCTGAACCCTACAGGAATGCACAG AATCCTTCGATCCACCACCCACGTGTCTCTTTCCTGGGCTTGACCAATGAGAAGATCACCTTACTGTCTGCTAATAGCATTAGAGCTACAGTAGCTACAGAAACCAACAAG GTGGCAACCTGGGTGGACGACACACTGAGCACAGTGGCATCTAAGCTGGAGCACAGTGCTCAGGCTTTTCCTGAGCTGCAGGGGGAGCGCATGGTGTCGCTGCACTGCTGCGCACTCTACACATGTGCACAGCTAGAGAATAGCCTCTACTGGTG GGGTGTTGTGCCTTTTAGTCAAAGGAAGAAGATGCTTGAAAAGGCCAGAGCCAAGAACAAAAAGCCAAAGTCCAGCGGTGGCATCTCGTCAATACCCAACATCACTGTGGGAACACAg GTGTGCTTGAGAAACAATCCCCTCTACCATGCCGGTGCAGTggccttttctgtttctgctgggaTTCCCAAAGTGGGCGTCTTGTTGGAGTCTGTCTGGAACATGAACGACAGCTGCAGGTTCCAGCTGCGCTCACCAGAAAGCCTCAAGAACATGGAGAAGACCACTAAGACCCAGGAAATCAA GACTGAAAGCAAGCCAGAGCTGGTGAAGACTGAGATGGGTCCCCCTCCCTCACCTGCCTCTACCTGCAGTGATACCTCTTCCATTGCTAGCAGTGCCTCACTGCCCTACA AGCGAAGGCGTTCTACCCCAGCTcccaaagaggaagagaaagtgaaTGAGGAGCAGTGGCCTCTCAGGGAGGTGGTCTTTGTGGAGGATGTTAAAAATGTTCCCGTGGGAAAG GTGCTTAAAGTGGATGGGGCATATGTTGCTGTGAAGTTTCCAGGAACCTCAAACAGCATGAGCAGCCAGAGCACTGCAGCTCCCACAGACTCGGACCCGTCGTCACTGTTGCAGGACTGTCGACTCCTCAGAATAGATGAGCTACAG GTGGTCAAAACCGGTGGGACTCCTAAAGTTCCTGATTGCTTTCAGCGAACACCTAAAAAGCTCTGTATCCCAGAAAAGGCAGAGATTTTGGCCGTGAATGTTGACTCCAAAG GAGTCCATGCAGTGCTGAAAACTGGTAACTGGGTGAGGTACTGTATCTTTGACCTGGCCACAGGCAAAGCTGAGCAGGAGAATAACTTTCCTACTAGTAATCTGGCCTTCCTGGGGCAGAGTGAGCGCAACGTTGCCATCTTCACTGCAGGACAG GAGTCTCCTATTATTCTCCGAGATGGAAATGGCACAATCTACCCCATGGCCAAAGACTGCATGGGTGGAATAAGAGATCCTGATTGGTTGGACCTGCCGCCTATAAACAGCCTGGGAATGGGGGTGCACTCTCTGGCTAATCTCCCCTCTAACTCCACCATTAAAAAGAAAGCTGCTATTATTATCATGACCGTTGAG AAACAGACGCTGATGCAGCATGTACTGCGCTGCGACTATGAGGCATGTCGGCAGTACCTGGTGAACCTTGAGCAAGCCTTCCTTTTGGATCAGGGCAGCCAGGCCCTCGGAGCCCTTCTGGGCCACCGATGCGATGGAAACCGCAACATCCTTCACGCTGCTGTTTCTGTCTGCTTTCCAGTTAGCAACAAAGAgaccaaagaggaggaag AAGCTGAAAggtcagagagaaacacattcgCAGAGCGTCTGTCTGCTGTGGAGGCGATTGCCAATGCCATCTCGGTCGTCTCAAGCAACAGTTCTGGAAATAGGACAGGCTCCTCCAGTAGCAGAGG GCTTCGTCTGAGAGAAATGATGCGAAGGTCTCTTAGAGCAGCCGGTCTTGGTCGCCACGAGTCCGGCCCATCATCCAGTGACCATCAGGACCCCGTGTCCCCACCCATTGCTCCACCAAGTTGGGTCCCTGACCCCCCACCCATGGACCCTG ACGGTGACATCGATTTCATTCTGGCACCAGCTGTGGGTTCACTCACCACAGCCTCCACTGGTACAAGCCAGGGACCCAGCACCTCCACCATACCAG GGCCGTCCACTGAGCCTTCTGTGGTCGAGTCTAAAGACAGGAAGGCCAACGCGCACCTCATCCTGAAGCTGATGTGTGACAGTGTTGTCCTTAGGCCCCACCTACGGGAGCTGCTCTCTGCAAA gGATGCCCGAGGGATGACCCCGTTCATGTTGGCTGTCAGTGGGCGAGCCTACCCAGCAGCCATCACGGTGCTTGAGGCTGCACAGAAAATGGCCAAGG TGGGTGACCCAGGCATCGCAGAGAAGGAGGATGCAGATTCCGTATTCATGGAAATGATTTGCCCCTCGGGGACCAACCCAGATGATTCTCCCCTATACGTTCTCTGCTGTAACGACACCTGCAGTTTCACTTGGACTGGAGCGGAGCACATTAACCAG GATATCTTCGAGTGTCGAACATGTGGCCTACTGGAGTCCCTGTGCTGCTGCACTGAGTGTGCGAGGGTGTGTCACAAAGGACATGACTGCAA GCTGAAGAGGACGTCTCCTACAGCTTATTGCGACTGTTGGGAGAAATGCAAGTGTAAAACACTGATTGCCGGCCAGAAGGCTGCTCGTTTAGACCTACTGTACAGGTTACTGACAACCACAAACCTGGTCACCACACCAAACAGCAG GGGAGAGCATATATTACTGTTCCTGGTGCAGACTGTTGCCAGGCAGAGTGTTGAGCACTGTCAGTACAGACCACCTCGCATCAGAGAAGACAGGAACCGCAAGGCTGCTAACGCAGAAG ACTCTGACATGCCTGACCACGACCTAGAACCTCCCCGCTTTGCTCAGCTGGCTCTGGAGAGGGTTCTGCAGGACTGGAATGCCCTCAAGTCCATGATCATGTTTGGTTCTCAGGAGAATAAAGATCC ACTTAGTGCCAGCAGCAGAATTGCCCACCTCCTGCCTGAAGAGCAGGTCTACTTGAATCAGCAGAGTGGCACCATTCGCCTTGACTGTTTCACACACTGCCTCATTGTCAAGTGTGCTCCTGATATCACT TTCATAGACACGTTACTGGGTACCCTGGTGAAGGAGCTGCAGAACAAGTACACTCCTGGCCGCCGAGAGGAGGCGGTCAATGTTACAAGGAGGTTCCTGCGCTCCGTAGCCCGGGTGTTTGTCATTCTCAGCGTGGAAATGGCCTCGtccaagaagaaaaa CAACTTCATCCCTCAGCCCATTGGGAAATGCCGGCGTGTTTTCCAGGCTCTGTTACCTTACGCCGTGGAGGAGCTGTGTAACGTGGCAGAGTCACTCATTGTACCAGTGCGAATGGGTATCGCAAGGCCCACTGCTCCTTTCACTTTGGCCAGCACCAGCATCGACGCTGTCCAGGGCAGCGAGGAGCTTTTCTCTGTCGAACCGTTGCCTCCGAGACCCTCGCCTGACCAGTCCAGCAG CTCCAGTCAGACAGCTGCTTCTTATATCATCAGGAACCCCCAGCCTCGACGCAGCAGCCAGAGTCAGCCCGTCAGAGGTAGAGACGAGGAGCAGGATGACATCGTATCAGCAGATGTGGAAGAG GTGGAAGTTGTAGAGGGAGTAGCAGGGGAAGAAGACCATCACGACGACCAGGAGGAACAGGGAGAGGAAAACGCCGAAGCAGAGGGTCAGCATGATGAACACGACGAGGATG GAAGTGACATGGAGTTGGACCTGTTGGCAGCAGCTGAAACCGAGAGCGACAGTGAAAGCAACCACAGCAATCAGGATAACGCTAGTGGCCGCAGGAGCGTTGTCACGGCAGCCACCGCCGGCTCTGAAGCAG GTGCCAGCAGTGTCCCTGCCTTCTTTTCAGAGGATGACTCCCAGTCCAACGATTCCAGCGACtcggacagcagcagcagtcagagCGACGATGTCGACCAGGAGACATTCCTATTGGATGAACCGCTGGAACGGACAACTAGCGCTTCGCATGCTAACAGCGCGGCCCAGGCTCCTCGCTCCATGCAGTGGGCTGTTAGAAACACCCCCAGCCAAAGGGCAACAGGAAGTGCTCCCTCCAGTTCCTCAACACCAGCTG CGAGCTCCACAGGCCTGATATATATTGACCCAACCAACCTGCGTCGTTCAAGTGCAATCAGCTCGAGTgctgcagcggcagcagcagctctggaggCCAGCAACTCCAGCAGCTACCTGACATCTGCCAGTAGCCTGGCCCGCGCTTACAGCATCGTCATCAGGCAGATCTCAGACCTCATGAGTCTCATTCCCAAGTACAACCATCTTGTCTACTCCCAGTATCCTGCGGCTGTAAAGCTCACCTACCAGGATGCAGTTAATCTGCag AACTACGTTGAAGAAAAGCTGATCCCTACCTGGAACTGGATGGTGTCCATCATGGATTCGACTGAGGCTCAGCTGCGATATGGTTCCGCTCTGTCGTCTGCCGGAGACCCCGGTCACCCCAGTCACCCGCTCCACGCCTCTCAGCACTCGGCTCGCAGGGAGCGCATGACTGCTCGGGAGGAGGCCAACTTCCGCACTCTTGAAGGACGCAG GAGAGCAGCCACGCTGCTGACGGCTCGTCAAGGCATGATGTCGGCACGGGGCGACTTCCTGAACTATGCCTTGTCGCTGATGCGCTCCCACAATGATGAGCATTCGGATGTGCTTCCTGTGCTGGACGTGTGCTCCCTGAAACACGTGGCCTACGTTTTCCAGGCTCTTATCTATTGGATTAAGGCTATGAACCAGCAAACCACCCTGGACACGCCACAGATGGATAGAAAGAG AAATCGAGAGATTTTGGAGCTGGGTTTGGACAATGAGGATTCTGAGCACGAGAACGACGAGGACACCAATCAGA GTTCGACTCTGCAGGACAAGGATGAGGACACGGTTCCGGCCGAGACCGGTCAGAATCACCCCTTCTTCCGTCGCTCTGACTCTATGACCTTCTTGGGCTGCATCCCACCGAACCCTTTTGACGTTCCTCTGGCTGAGGCCATTCCACTGGCTGACCAGCCCCACCTCCTGCAG CCTAATGCCAGGAAGGAGGATCTGTTCGGCCGTCCGTCTCAGGGCTTGTACTCTTCCTCTTACATGGCAACCAAAGGCCTGGCTGAGGCAAGCATGGACAGGAACTGCCTGGAG GTCCTGCCGACTAAGATGTCTTACTCGGCAAATCTGAAGAATGTGATGAGCATGGAGACCGGCCAGCGGAGTAGTGAGAACCAGTCACTGGTGGAGCAAGAGATGGAGGTTTCCAAACCGGGCCCTTCACCACACGACCTCGCTGCCCAGCTGAAGAGCAGCCTTCTTGCTGAGATCGGCCTCACGGAGAGCGATGGGCCTCCGCTTCCATCATTCAG ACCTCACTGCAGCTTCATGGGGATGATGATTTCACATGACATGCTGCTCGGCCGCTGGCGTCTGTCACTGGAACTTTTTGGCCGTGTCTTCATGGAGGATGTCGGAGCCGAGCCTGGATct ATCCTCACAGAGCTCGGCGGCTTCGAGGTGAAAGAATCCAAGTTCCGTcgggagatggagaagctgagGAACCTGCAGTCCCGCGACCTGGCCCTGGAGGTGGACCGTGACAGAGACCAGTTAATACAGCAGACCATGCGTCAGCTTAACACGCACTTTGGCAGGCGCTGCACAACCACACCCATGGCTGTGCACCGGGTGAAGGTTACCTTCAAAGATGAGCCTGGCGAGGGCAGCGGCGTGGCCCGCAGCTTCTACACGGCCATCGCCCTGGCCCTTCTCTCCAACGACAAGCTGCCCAACCTGGACTGTGTTCAGAGCGTCAGCAAGGGCATGCAGGCCAGCA ACCTAATGCAGCGTCTGAGGAACAGAGaccgagaaagagagaggagaagtgGAGGCCTTCGAGCAGGATCtcggagagacagagacag GGATTCAAGGAGGCAGCTGTCTATAGACACGAGGCCTTTCAGGCCCTCATCAGAGGGAAATCCCAGCGATGAGCCCGACCCTCTGCCTGCACACAGACAAGCCCTGGGCGAAAGACTCTATCCACGAGTTCACGCAATGCAGCCG GCGTTTGCCAGTAAGATCACAGGCATGTTGCTGGAGCTGTCTCctgcacagctgctgctgctgctggctagtGAGGATTCCCTCAGAGCCAGAGTAGAGGAGGCTATGGAGCTTCTCATTGCACACGGAAG GGAAAATGGTGCAGACAGTATACTGGACCTGGGTCTACCCGAGGCTCCAGAGAAAGCACAA cagcaggagaaccGTAAGCGCCACGGCTCAACGCGCAGTGTGGTTGACATGGAACTGGACGACCCGGATGACGGGGACGACAACGCTCCTCTCTTCTACCAGCCTGGCAAACGAGGCTTCTACTCGCCTCGGCCCGGCAAAAACACAGAGGCCAGACTCAACTGCTTCCGTAACATTGGCag AATACTGGGGTTATGTCTGCTGCAGAATGAACTCTGTCCAATCACATTGAACAGACATGTCATTAAAGTGCTGCTCGGTAGGAAG GTGAACTGGCACGACTTTGCGTTCTTTGACCCGGTCATGTATGAGAGTCTGCGGCAGCTCATCCGCCACTCGCAGGCTGGCGAAGCAGAGGCAGTTTTTGCTGCCATGGACCTGGCCTTCGCCATCGACCTCTGTAAAGAGGAAGGGGCTGGACAG GTGGAGCTTCTGTCTGGTGGGGTCAACATGCCGGTTACTCCCCTCAATGTGTACGAGTATGTGAGGAAGTATGCAGAGCACAGGATGCTGGTGGTGGCTGAGCAACCTCTGCAT gCAATGAGGAAGGGTTTGCTGGATGTACTGCCTAAGAACTCCCTCGAGGATTTGACGGCTGAGGACTTCAGGCTGCTGGTCAACGGATGCGGAGAAGTCAACGTCCAGATGCTCATCAGCTTCACCTCGTTCAACGATGAGTCAG GAGAAAATGCAGACAAACTACTCCAGTTTAAACGCTGGTTTTGGTCCATAGTGGAGAAGATGAGCATGACTGAGAGGCAAGATCTG GTGTACTTCTGGACCTCCAGTCCGTCTCTGCCAGCCAGCGAGGAGGGCTTCCAACCGATGCCCTCGATCACCATCCGGCCTCCAGACGACCAGCACCTCCCCACGGCCAATACCTGCATCTCACGTCTCTACGTGCCACTCTACTCTTCTAAACAGATACTCAAACAGAAACTCCTGCTAGCCATTAAGACCAAGAATTTTGGTTTTGTGTAG